A stretch of the Lactuca sativa cultivar Salinas chromosome 9, Lsat_Salinas_v11, whole genome shotgun sequence genome encodes the following:
- the LOC111891656 gene encoding F-box protein At2g27310, with amino-acid sequence MTSSSSPTTFTDLHPLIIQTQILPRLEAQSLSSAATASSYLRALCADDILWADICKSTWPSLTHPRIHRLISSFPAGHRSFFQDSFQPPITVVKPPNHHRSRSISHPDPGCSLTNQTFPTELISAVDIRYHDDIIYSGAEFTDTTTEFLSSALRIVLKNDPEVTGMPRSIAFNVEDIVDSDDAIILHLQESITLNWILIDPTLKRAVNLSSIKPILAWITDSIYLRYVVVLPGCNSNETVECRIEVNLGAGKGGAALFVREVILNVQNVAYNHLSGKDFLVILNRTFFMRKMLVECGSDKIICGFVGNSYIILMLSLVLLSCFCIFIYYCYG; translated from the coding sequence AtgacatcttcttcttctccaacaaCTTTCACCGATCTCCACCCACTCATCATCCAGACCCAAATCTTACCACGACTGGAGGCTCAATCTCTCTCCTCCGCCGCAACTGCATCATCTTATCTACGAGCCCTCTGCGCCGATGACATTCTCTGGGCTGATATCTGCAAGTCCACATGGCCGTCGTTAACCCACCCACGTATTCACCGCCTCATCTCCAGCTTCCCCGCCGGTCACCGCTCTTTCTTCCAAGACTCGTTTCAGCCTCCAATCACCGTCGTCAAACCCCCTAACCACCATCGTTCCCGGTCTATCTCTCACCCAGACCCAGGTTGCTCCTTAACTAATCAAACTTTTCCGACTGAACTTATCTCGGCTGTGGACATACGGTACCATGATGACATCATTTACTCCGGAGCCGAATTCACCGACACTACAACCGAATTTCTATCATCAGCGCTTAGGATTGTGTTAAAGAATGATCCAGAAGTCACCGGAATGCCCCGATCCATTGCCTTTAATGTCGAAGACATCGTAGACTCCGACGACGCAATAATATTACACCTTCAAGAGTCTATCACGCTAAACTGGATCCTAAtcgatccgaccctgaaacgagCGGTAAACCTATCCAGTATTAAACCTATTCTTGCATGGATAACTGACAGCATCTATCTCCGATACGTCGTCGTTCTACCCGGATGCAACTCAAATGAAACGGTTGAATGTAGAATAGAGGTGAACTTAGGCGCTGGTAAAGGAGGGGCGGCGTTGTTCGTGAGGGAGGTTATACTCAATGTACAAAACGTGGCTTATAATCATTTGAGCGGGAAAGACTTTTTAGTAATTTTAAATAGGACATTCTTTATGAGAAAGATGTTAGTTGAGTGTGGAAGCGACAAAATCATATGCGGTTTCGTGGGTAATAGTTATATTATTCTCATGTTGTCGTTAGTATTATTATCGTGCTTTtgcatttttatatattattgttaTGGGTGA